A window of the Fusarium poae strain DAOMC 252244 chromosome 3, whole genome shotgun sequence genome harbors these coding sequences:
- a CDS encoding hypothetical protein (BUSCO:39963at5125) — protein sequence MADHEGQIVEFAGLSGASPEEARQYLEAHNWDLAEASNAWFRDAEEDSRDTSTAPAPAPVPDNYTGPRTLDGRPAPEAARSSSQATRKSAPSQQRKTGIATLGSIGSSSHQHDHGNDDDDDSDPEDDDGRGNLFAGGEKSGLAVQDPHQQEAGPKKIISDILAKARANAARPEAENEAGPSEPNRFRGTGQTLGGDGVESRSIPDPLGPVRASTAESQERVLHIWQDGFSIDDGDLRRFDDPANQADLALIRSGRAPLHLMNVQHDQPIDVKLHQHDTPYQPQPKQYRPFGGSGQRLGAVVPGASESSSSTTAAPAAAPSSSSTPSVDDSQPTIMIRIQMPDGTRLPARFNTTHTVGDVYGFVQGASSETRSRSWVLSTTFPNKDHTVHSLVLGEMPEFKKGGTAVVKWT from the exons ATGGCAGACCATGAAGGTCAGATCGTCGAATTCGCAGGCCTGAGCGGCGCAAGCCCTGAAGAG GCCAGACAGTATCTTGAGGCCCATAACTGGGATCTCGCCGAAGCCAGTAACGCCTGGTTCCGCGACGCCGAAGAGGATAGCCGCGACACATCAACAGCTCCCGCTCCCGCTCCCGTTCCCGATAACTACACCGGCCCTCGAACCCTCGATGGTCGCCCTGCACCAGAGGCTGCTCGTAGTAGCAGCCAAGCAACCCGCAAGAGCGCTCCATCGCAACAGAGAAAGACAGGAATTGCTACTCTAGGATCTATTGGTAGCTCATCCCACCAGCATGACCATGGaaacgatgacgatgacgattcCGACcccgaagacgatgatggacgaggaaATCTGTTTGCGGGTGGTGAGAAGTCCGGACTGGCTGTTCAAGACCCCCACCAGCAAGAAGCCGGCCCAAAGAAGATCATCAGCGACATTCTTGCCAAAGCACGAGC CAACGCTGCTCGCCCCGAGGCCGAAAATGAAGCCGGCCCCTCCGAACCCAATCGTTTCCGAGGCACAGGGCAGACTTtaggtggtgatggtgttgagagtCGCAGCATTCCTGATCCTCTCGGTCCAGTCCGCGCCTCCACTGCCGAATCCCAAGAGCGAGTTCTTCACATCTGGCAGGATGGTTTCAGCATTGATGATGGAGATCTTCGACGATTCGATGACCCTGCTAACCAGGCCGACCTGGCGTTGATCCGATCCGGTCGCGCACCTCTCCACCTTATGAACGTGCAGCATGATCAACCTATCGACGTCAAGCTTCATCAGCACGACACCCCATACCAGCCTCAGCCTAAGCAGTACAGACCTTTCGGCGGTTCTGGTCAGCGACTTGGGGCTGTTGTGCCTGGTGCTTCAGAGAGCTCTAGCTCTACTACCGCCGCACCAGCCGCGGCTCCTTCGTCCTCTAGCACTCCGTCTGTTGATGATTCCCAGCCGACCATCATGATTCGAATTCAGATGCCCGACGGCACACGCCTACCTGCTCGATTCAACACGACTCACACTGTTGGCGATGTTTATGGTTTTGTTCAGGGCGCTTCATCAGAGACACGATCCAGATCATGGGTGCTCTCCACGACATTCCCCAACAAGGATCACACCGTTCACAGTCTTGTCCTAGGGGAGATGCCCGAGTTCAAGAAGGGAGGTACCGCTGTTGTCAAGTGGACTTAG
- a CDS encoding hypothetical protein (TransMembrane:2 (i514-532o561-587i)) produces the protein MSSSTSSSSSLSRPGTPELSESERYFDGICDALHNYPNNFACSARGKKARQEIAETWYREASHVFHPRLSDPPLKIYETCDCTTPCNCQSLDAEVKNLQELRSRLHSSNKTPKTRYVSIKSKHSKEQLRCSIHTFKYLCTYQQIPPSFLSCLYSFRRSLSAHEWCNLPQFNDDNTLLSKEKHLLPLPGLNRSGREIRYSFVLRSVESSESITTKPKSWGIRQLAVYHSFDVVSGQALWVTCKGNSFNEELFKEALSDTRNELGSIPQCFSFSLETLGMILDWCDSNWIFYINELLENVKPQVDKARTPGIHDEARLSSDVRHATGLSSSTPSEKSPGCTTVLLHDSKHRVYHEDRAKKFEDRLKKLEGEDWVKKLQGFSFDEVEALQQGLEKIQEALLVLKLNKQVVRQIREHYECVMNEYKIPMLDSIQTECKLSGVELFQRAKGVEANLEARQVQLEALFLLVKESKEMYNCILQYKTLQINKLYAESAKLSALKMEDIAFKTKRETSSMHIITFVTLIFLPGTFMASFFQSGILEWPPLNSDEPWDLGGGSWKLNTKIFGLFFGISATITAVTIMLWMFILFMLRRSLRD, from the exons ATGTCGTCATCaacgtcatcatcatcatcgttgtCGCGTCCCGGTACACCGGAGCTCTCCGAATCGGAGCGCTACTTTGATGGGATATGTGATGCATTACACAACTACCCTAATAACTTTGCGTGTAGTGCGCGCGGTAAAAAGGCACGTCAAGAAATTGCTGAGACTTGGTATCGAGAGGCATCACATGTGTTTCATCCGAGACTGAGCGATCCTCCTTTGAAGATTTACGAGACTTGCGATTGCACTACACCATGCAATTGTCAATCCCTTGATGCAGAGGTCAAGAATCTCCAGGAACTCAGATCTCGTCTACACTCTAGTAAtaagacaccaaagacaagATACGT TTCTATCAAATCAAAACATTCTAAAGAGCAACTGAGATGTTCAATCCATACGTTCAAGTATCTTTGCACATATCAACAGATCCCACCGTCATTCCTCTCATGTCTCTACTCTTTCAGACGTTCCCTTTCGGCTCATGAATGGTGCAATCTACCTCAATTCAACGATGACAACACTCTTCTCTCCAAGGAGAAACATCTCTTGCCTCTTCCAGGACTTAACCGCTCTGGTCGAGAGATACGATATTCATTTGTTTTGCGATCAGTCGAAAGCTCCGAATCCATTACAACAAAGCCCAAGTCCTGGGGCATTCGGCAGCTTGCGGTGTACCACTCATTTGATGTTGTAAGCGGCCAAGCGTTGTGGGTAACGTGCAAGGGGAACTCTTTTAACGAAGAGCTCTTCAAGGAAGCCTTGAGTGACACCAGGAACGAGTTGGGCTCTATCCCTCAGTGTTTTTCCTTCTCTCTGGAAACTCTGGGTATGATTCTTGACTGGTGCGACAGCAACTGGATCTTTTACATAAACGAACTCCTCGAGAACGTCAAGCCGCAAGTCGACAAGGCTAGGACACCTGGTATACACGACGAAGCCAGACTCAGCTCTGACGTGAGACATGCCACCGGTCTAAGCAGCAGCACACCCTCCGAGAAATCACCCGGCTGTACAACCGTATTGTTGCACGATAGCAAACATCGAGTCTATCATGAAGACCGGGCAAAGAAGTTTGAGGACCGTTTAAAGAAGCTGGAAGGTGAAGACTGGGTAAAGAAGCTTCAGGGTTTTTCTTTCGACGAGGTCGAGGCGCTTCAGCAAGGGCTAGAGAAGATACAGGAGGCTCTTCTTGtgctcaagctcaacaagcaAGTCGTACGGCAAATTCGAGAGCACTACGAATGTGTTATGAACGAGTACAAAATACCCATGCTTGATAGTATCCAAACGGAGTGCAAGCTTTCAGGCGTCGAGTTGTTTCAGCGGGCCAAAGGCGTCGAAGCCAACCTTGAAGCCAGACAAGTACAGCTCGAAGCACTATTCTTACTTGTCAAGGAAAGCAAAGAAATG TACAACTGCATTCTCCAATACAAAACACTACAAATCAACAAGCTCTACGCTGAAAGCGCTAAATTGTCCGCTCTTAAGATGGAGGATATCGCTTTCAAGACTAAGCGAGAGACAAGCTCGATGCATATTATAACATTTGTAACCCTTATTTTTCTGCCAGGGACATTCATGGCT TCCTTCTTTCAAAGCGGTATACTCGAGTGGCCTCCACTCAATTCTGATGAGCCATGGGATCTAGGCGGCGGATCATGGaaactcaacaccaagatCTTTGGCCTTTTCTTTGGTATTTCTGCGACCATCACGGCAGTGACTATTATGCTGTGGATGTTTATTCTGTTTATGCTGCGCAGGTCACTTAGAGATTAG
- a CDS encoding hypothetical protein (TransMembrane:2 (n3-10c15/16o25-42i281-298o)) yields MPLVLFLGVLENGIPDAVRQHARTIIYTILILAFLTLLKIWTSGRYNPTQRLLHGKVVMMTGGTSGIGAAAALGLASQGAQLVLLTQSPPNDPFLVEYIQDLREKTNNHLIYAEQVDLSSFYSIRTFATKWIDNAPPRRLDMIYLGAAVLTPPGGKRRESEEGIEETWMVNFLANFHLLGILSPALRAQPIDRDVRVIIPTCSSYIGSPSLKDPVSRETWTPGTAYARSKLAMNVFGHAFQKHLDSYERPDKAPMNTRVIFVDPGLARTPSTRRWLTRGSLWGLAIYTVGYIFPWFLLKSPNMAAQSILYAAMDPEFARGPGGKFIKECLEVDFARKEIKDDEVAKKLWEESDNLIEKVEKIQAKKRAAKKAADEKSAKAKTEKEKEAEIEELVEAIKKGKEKAAAKEKTSGKKKKSKN; encoded by the coding sequence ATGCCTCTCGTTCTTTTTCTAGGCGTACTTGAAAATGGCATACCCGATGCTGTCCGGCAACATGCTCGCACAATAATCTACACCATTCTCATCCTTGCATTCCTTACTCTCCTTAAGATCTGGACATCCGGTCGCTACAACCCTACCCAGCGCCTCCTTCATGGCAAGGTCGTGATGATGACGGGCGGAACGTCTGGGATAGGCGCCGCTGCAGCTTTGGGTCTTGCATCACAGGGTGCGCAGCTGGTTCTGCTCACACAATCGCCCCCGAACGATCCGTTCCTAGTCGAGTACATCCAGGACCTTCGAGAAAAGACGAACAACCACCTGATTTACGCCGAACAAGTCGATTTGTCGAGTTTCTATAGCATTCGAACGTTTGCGACCAAGTGGATCGATAATGCGCCACCTCGACGATTGGACATGATCTATTTGGGTGCGGCGGTCCTTACACCCCCTGGCGGAAAGAGAAGGGAATCTGAGGAGGGCATCGAGGAGACATGGATGGTCAATTTCTTGGCCAACTTCCATCTTCTGGGTATCTTGAGTCCTGCTCTTCGCGCCCAGCCTATCGACCGAGACGTCCGAGTCATCATCCCGACCTGCTCTTCATACATTGGCTCTCCATCTCTCAAGGACCCCGTGTCGAGAGAAACCTGGACACCAGGCACGGCATATGCTCGAAGCAAACTCGCGATGAACGTCTTTGGCCACGCTTTTCAGAAGCACCTCGACTCATACGAACGTCCTGACAAGGCGCCAATGAACACACGAGTAATCTTTGTCGATCCCGGTCTGGCCCGAACCCCAAGCACCCGTCGCTGGCTCACTCGTGGATCTCTATGGGGACTCGCAATCTACACGGTTGGCTATATTTTCCCCTGGTTCCTTCTCAAGTCTCCCAACATGGCCGCTCAGTCCATTCTCTATGCCGCTATGGATCCTGAATTCGCACGGGGCCCAGGTGGCAAGTTTATAAAGGAGTGTCTGGAAGTCGACTTTGCACGAAAGGAGATTAAGGATGATGAAGTCGCCAAGAAGCTTTGGGAGGAGAGCGACAACTTGATTGAAAAGGTCGAGAAGATACAGGCTAAAAAGCGGGCTGCTAAAAAGGCGGCCGATGAGAAGAGTGCAAAGGCAAAGACtgaaaaggagaaggaagccGAGATTGAAGAGCTAGTAGAGGCTATCAAAAAGGGCAAGGAAAAGGCGGCGGCTAAGGAAAAGACGtcagggaagaagaagaagagcaaaaaTTAG
- a CDS encoding hypothetical protein (BUSCO:35131at5125) has protein sequence MASYIDTSLAEAQPAPELLGEVKKPKKKKVLLMGKSGSGKSSMRSIIFSNYIARDTRRLGATIDIDLSHVKFLGNLTLNLWDCGGQEAFMENYLSQQRVHVFSNVGVLIYVFDIESRDVDRDLATYVSILSALLQYSPAAKIYILIHKMDLVVPTARESVYDERIRVVRQKTFEYGNSVGIAASSIELTPFATSIWDQSLYKAWASIIHDLVPNLSVIERNLANLGLAIEAEELLLFERTSFLAVSSWTSSEGQRNPTEDRLERMSNIMKHFKQSISRFTGTPRNAEQFIRMEHKAGNRFSLFILKFTTNTYLMVVLPPGEARFNAAMLNCQIAIEHFRFLDGPAVQPANAITPAAA, from the exons ATGGCCTCCTATATCGATACATCCCTCGCAGAGGCACAGCCCGCGCCCGAACTTCTAGGGGAAGTtaagaagcccaagaagaaaaaggtgCTGCTCATGGGGAAATCAGGTTCTGGAAAGAGTAGTATGAGAAGTATCATCTTTAGCAATTACATTGCACGCGACACACGAAGACT AGGCGCAACCATCGACATCGATCTCTCCCACGTCAAATTCCTCGGCAACCTGACTCTCAACCTCTGGGACTGCGGTGGCCAAGAGGCCTTTATGGAAAACTACCTCTCACAACAGCGCGTCCACGTCTTTTCCAACGTCGGCGTTCTGATCTACGTCTTCGACATTGAATCCCGCGACGTCGACCGTGACCTGGCAACCTATGTGTCCATCCTATCCGCGCTGCTGCAGTACTCGCCCGCCGCCAAGATCTATATCCTGATCCACAAGATGGATCTCGTGGTGCCCACCGCCCGCGAGTCCGTGTACGACGAGCGCATCCGCGTTGTGCGGCAAAAGACATTCGAGTACGGAAACTCGGTAGGCATCGCTGCGAGTTCGATTGAACTCACGCCCTTTGCCACGTCGATTTGGGATCAGAGTTTGTATAAAGCTTGGGCGTCGATTATTCACGATCTGGTACCCAATTTGTCCGTCATCGAGCGAAATCTTGCCAACTTGGGCCTTGCCATCGAAGCGGAGGAACTATTGCTATTCGAGCGCACGTCCTTCCTCGCCGTGTCATCCTGGACATCATCCGAAGGCCAGCGCAACCCTACCGAAGATCGATTGGAGCGCATGTCCAATATCATGAAGCACTTCAAGCAGAGCATTTCGCGATTCACAGGTACGCCGCGCAACGCTGAGCAATTTATTCGCATGGAGCACAAGGCTGGAAACAGGTTCAGCCTATTCATCCTCAAGTTTACGACAAACACCTATCTCATGGTTGTGCTCCCGCCGGGAGAAGCTCGTTTTAATGCTGCTATGTTGAATTGTCAGATTGCGATTGAGCATTTCAGGTTCTTGGATGGACCTGCCGTCCAACCTGCCAACGCAATAACTCCAGCTGCTGCCTAA
- a CDS encoding hypothetical protein (BUSCO:22014at5125) produces MGLFSRKDKTPKADQAINTSQSNVSVNSHSSSLRSPAPGANRNPMNRTSATSTNGPMSPVKLPKIDLPRPPDPQLDPAGYLRSLGAVRERSKIITDKALRNDLKHFDVDMSKFPDVVTFVTGIIKRDYDAPYFSIPTHGRYQHFAVGGRDRIAQLLSTWPSNVDNTERCRRLIDLFLVSVLLDAGAGTCWTYKSSENGRVYRRSEGIAVASLEMFKSGLFSGNPNNKFQVDKDGLKTLTVEKLAAGLQSKPGNEMAGIQGRTDMLIRLGEALAAKDDFWGFEGRPGCLIDHLLGHPSTQASSMLIVPLPVLWNVLMSGLAPIWPANRTAINGVSLGDAWPCQAMPQPGASPKVSAFPNSSNAAAWESILPFHKLTQWLTYSLMQPMQQLLKMHFAGTELLTGLPEYRNGGLFVDMGVLNVKKDDLERGLQNYNEWVQRTGAKGVEVAPMFEPGDDVIVEWRGVTVGFLDMLCEEVNKTLKPELGGNELSLAQVLEAGSWRGGREIAEINRPNTKEPPILIESDGTVF; encoded by the exons ATGGGCTTGTTTTCCCGTAAAGACAAGACGCCAAAGGCCGACCAGGCCATCAATACTTCTCAATCTAATGTGAGCGTGAACTCACACTCGTCAAGCTTGAGATCGCCTGCTCCTGGCGCCAATCGCAACCCCATGAATCGAACTTCTGCCACCAGCACAAATGGCCCAATGTCTCCAGTCAAATTACCAAAGATCGATCTCCCTCGACCTCCGGACCCTCAGCTCGACCCTGCCGGTTACTTGCGAAGTCTTGGAGCTGTGAGAGAGCGAAGCAAGATTATCACTGACAAAGCTCTgcgcaacgacttgaagcaTTTTGATGTGGATATGAGCAAGTTTCCTGATGTGGTTACTTTTGTTACTGGAATTATCAAG CGAGATTACGACGCTCCTTATTTCAGCATTCCTACCCACGGTAGATACCAGCACTTTGCCGTTGGTGGTCGGGATCGTATCGCACAACTACTTTCCACCTGGCCTAGCAACGTTGACAACACAGAGCGCTGCCGACGTCTAATCGATCTTTTCCTCGTCAGTGTACTTCTGGATGCTGGCGCTGGAACTTGCTGGACCTACAAGAGCAGTGAGAATGGTCGCGTATACAGAAGATCAGAGGGAATTGCAGTTGCCAGCCTGGAAATGTTCAAAAGT GGTCTATTCTCTGGAAATCCCAACAACAAATTCCAAGTTGATAAGGATGGTCTTAAAACCCTTACCGTGGAGAAGCTTGCTGCTGGCCTTCAATCGAAACCTGGCAACGAAATGGCCGGTATTCAAGGTCGCACTGATATGCTGATCCGCCTCGGTGAAGCTTTGGCCGCCAAGGACGATTTCTGGGGTTTCGAAGGTCGCCCTGGATGCTTGATCG ACCACCTTCTCGGTCACCCCTCAACACAGGCATCATCCATGCTCATTGTTCCTCTGCCCGTCCTGTGGAACGTATTGATGAGTGGTCTTGCCCCTATTTGGCCCGCAAACCGAACAGCTATCAACGGCGTTTCGCTCGGCGACGCTTGGCCTTGCCAGGCGATGCCTCAGCCCGGCGCATCCCCCAAGGTCTCCGCTTTCCCCAACAGCTCCAACGCCGCTGCCTGGGAGTCCATCCTACCATTCCACAAGCTCACGCAGTGGCTCACCTACTCACTTATGCAACCCATGCAGCAGCTCCTCAAGATGCATTTTGCTGGAACCGAACTGCTCACCGGTCTACCTGAGTACCGTAACGGTGGTCTATTCGTCGATATGGGTGTCTTGAACGTCAAGAAGGATGATCTAGAGAGGGGTCTACAGAATTACAACGAGTGGGTGCAACGGACAGGCGCCAAGGGTGTCGAGGTAGCACCCATGTTTGAGCCTGGCGATGATGTTATCGTCGAGTGGAGAGGCGTCACAGTTGGCTTTCTTGACATGCTTTGTGAAGAGGTCAACAAAACTCTTAAGCCAGAGCTGGGTGGAAACGAGTTGAGTCTGGCGCAGGTGCTAGAGGCTGGCAGCTGGAGG GGTGGCCGTGAGATTGCCGAGATCAACAGACCCAACACCAAGGAGCCACCGATCCTGATCGAGAGCGATGGCACCGTATTTTAA
- a CDS encoding hypothetical protein (TransMembrane:4 (o186-208i272-297o317-338i350-373o)~BUSCO:40909at5125), whose translation MLPSRGIVRSLPSGTLQRPLCGQYTSRTLGRKLGDARQFGTALKSVRTPLTAGTRVGVKSIAAPIVLGGVSSSRNLSVWGYRLWGKKKTEEPVAEAATTTPEAPTPPETIDPTPAVNDAPVLQAEPVAQAVEPSSVTPTEFDLESIADLANPAILNMEEKIGFLKEIGLDYGWGPTSVMQWILEHVHVYTGLGWGGTIVATAILLRLVMFYPQVRAVKFSAALNESKKDPRFQEAIDLMKKGYQTKNNEMTQKGQFLNKMVRETHGASMTGMFWPFLQIPFSFGLFRIINGMTHIPVPALENSGFLWFTDLTVADPFYCLPALGTAFLVSSIVINGKYQPAAQRATTKKLMWVMGGVTFAFTTYLAAGVNLMMTTTGAAALITTTLLNTPSIRNALGLPAQKVEEPAYKPPRATKAKGIEGLRERLSDNLSEMQKGVSDQIGNMTQGYSGTAEDRAEQARKNQIRKIEDMRRKLERDEFEKKYKR comes from the exons ATGCTTCCTAGCCGAGGAATTGTGCGCTCTCTGCCTTCGGGCACTCTCCAGAGACCACTCTGCGGTCAATAT ACCTCAAGAACCCTAGGCCGAAAACTTGGAGATGCTAGACAATTCGGTACAGCGCTGAAGAGCGTTCGCACACCCCTTACGGCTGGAACAAGAGTTGGAGTCAAGAGTATTGCGGCACCAATTGTCCTTGGAGGCGTTTCTTCCTCAAGGAACCTTTCCGTCTGGGGATACAGGCTttggggaaagaagaagacagaAGAGCCCGTTGCTGAAGCCGCCACAACAACACCCGAGGCTCCCACTCCTCCTGAGACTATCGATCCTACACCCGCCGTCAACGATGCTCCTGTTCTCCAGGCTGAGCCGGTCGCCCAGGCTGTTGAGCCCTCATCCGTCACACCCACCGAGTTCGATCTCGAATCAATTGCCGACCTCGCCAACCCCGCCATCCTCAACATGGAAGAGAAAATTGGCTTCCTAAAAGAAATTGGACTTGATTACGGCTGGGGTCCTACATCAGTCATGCAATGGATTCTTGAGCACGTTCATGTTTACACTGGTCTGGGTTGGGGCGGTACTATTGTCGCAACAGCTATCCTGCTACGTCTCGTCATGTTCTACCCCCAAGTCCGTGCTGTTAAGTTCAGTGCCGCCTTGAACGAGTCAAAGAAGGATCCCCGCTTCCAGGAGGCCATCGACCTTATGAAGAAGGGCTACCAGACCAAGAACAACGAGATGACTCAGAAGGGACAGTTCCTCAACAAGATGGTTCGTGAAACTCACGGCGCATCAATGACAGGCATGTTCTGGCCTTTCCTCCAGATTCCTTTCAGTTTCGGTTTGTTCCGAATTATCAACGGCATGACACACATTCCTGTGCCCGCGTTGGAAAATTCTGGTTTCCTCTGGTTCACTGACCTCACTGTCGCCGATCCCTTTTACTGCCTTCCTGCCCTTGGTACCGCTTTCTTGGTCTCTTCCATTGTG ATCAATGGTAAGTACCAACCTGCCGCCCAAAGGGCTACTACCAAGAAACTCATGTGGGTGATGGGTGGTGTCACATTCGCTTTCACAACCTACCTCGCTGCTGGTGTCAACCTGATGATGACTACTACCGGTGCAGCCGCCCTCATCACTACTACCCTTCTTAACACCCCATCTATCCGTAACGCACTCGGTCTCCCTGCTCAAAAGGTAGAGGAGCCCGCCTACAAGCCTCCCCGCGccaccaaggccaagggcaTTGAGGGTCTCCGCGAGCGCCTGTCAGACAACCTCAGCGAGATGCAAAAGGGCGTCTCTGACCAGATTGGAAATATGACTCAAGGATATTCAGGCACCGCAGAGGACCGCGCCGAGCAGGCTCGCAAGAACCAGATCCGCAAGATTGAGGATATGCGCCGAAAGCTTGAGCGCGATGAGTTTGAGAAGAAGTACAAGCGATAA
- a CDS encoding hypothetical protein (SECRETED:SignalP(1-25)~TransMembrane:1 (n8-20c25/26o389-409i)), with the protein MCACKNQFILLSWLMIVGWIQLSYSHALYAYTTERTIQVGAQDPVTGKIHYSNCNSKDTPIFPLDKPNILDAKETPRNGTALAAQGWWDFGQETIIASIFWQTKDDAIVNGYYTCNMKTGKLVRNGEYRISETAEVGSIHNKSGLAVDLLGADNGYRIFYHNEHRNVMMLHYTQYTDWTDGGFVSQDNATGMALGSAHIDKENITVAFPKDSEDIEISRLEKAGQWRLDSFPTKLGGTFTNDSTIITAVSPQTSPIFSLPAWNASLEAIGSAIDRSRKRSIFYIGNDRKLHEVEAKKDTWEIASNQSSKAWPVADDPNSGLAVAYNQPDGKVWVYYWSNETVVQTYRNYDGDWEDAKALPQEEPRETEASKPAEDSTSSSSGLSTGAKAGIGVGVGVGAFLVGVIAWLWMKRRNKKKASGSEMGASPTDSNFTEVKKDDKTVDPSEMDGHGRPAELYNHPPVYELQGQHVRE; encoded by the exons ATGTGTGCTTGTAAAAACCAATTTATCTTGCTATCATGGCTGATGATAGTAGGATGGATACAGCTCAGTTATAGCCACGCGCTGTACGCTTACACCACTGAACGAACAATCCAAGTCGGCGCCCAAGATCCCGTCACAGGAAAGATTCACTATAGCAACTGCAACAGCAAAGATACACCTATTTTCCCACTTGACAAACCTAATATCCTGGACGCAAAAGAGACACCGCGAAATGGTACTGCACTGGCAGCACAGGGCTGGTGGGACTTTGGCCAGGAAACCATCATT GCATCTATCTTCTGGCAGACTAAAGATGATGCCATCGTCAACGGATACTATACTTGCAACATGAAGACAGGAAAACTCGTTCGCAATGGAGAGTATCGTATTTCAGAAACTGCAGAGGTCGGCTCTATTCACAACAAATCAGGTCTTGCCGTCGACCTTCTAGGAGCCGACAACGGATACCGTATCTTTTATCACAACGAACACAGGAACGTCATGATGTTGCATTATACGCAGTACACTGACTGGACAGATGGTGGATTTGTGTCGCAGGATAATGCAACAGGAATGGCGCTTGGATCTGCTCACATTGACAAGGAGAATATCACAGTCGCTTTCCCTAAAGATTCCGAAGATATCGAGATATCTCGCTTGGAGAAGGCTGGGCAGTGGAGATTAG ACTCCTTCCCGACAAAGCTGGGAGGCACATTCACCAATGACTCTACAATCATCACCGCCGTCAGCCCCCAAACAAGCCCGATATTTTCTCTGCCGGCTTGGAACGCTTCTCTCGAAGCCATAGGCTCAGCGATAGACCGATCCCGAAAGCGAAGCATCTTTTATATTGGCAACGATAGGAAACTCCACGAGGTAGAAGCAAAGAAAGACACATGGGAGATAGCATCCAACCAGTCTAGTAAAGCTTGGCCTGTCGCTGATGACCCCAACTCTGGTTTGGCGGTAGCTTACAACCAACCTGACGGTAAAGTGTGGGTATACTACTGGTCCAACGAGACAGTTGTACAGACATACAGGAACTACGACGGAGACTGGGAAGATGCAAAAGCCTTGCCTCAGGAAGAACCGCGTGAAACTGAAGCCAGCAAGCCGGCGGAGGATAGTACTTCTAGTTCCTCAGGCTTAAGCACAGGAGCAAAAGCGGGAATAGGTGTTGGAGTTGGTGTCGGTGCTTTTCTTGTCGGTGTCATAGCTTGGCTCTGGATGAAGCGGcgcaacaagaagaaggcttctGGCTCCGAAATGGGAGCTAGTCCCACAGATTCAAACTTTACAGAAGTCAAGAAGGACGATAAGACTGTGGACCCGTCAGAGATGGATGGTCATGGGCGGCCTGCTGAGTTGTACAACCACCCTCCAGTTTATGAGCTGCAAGGTCAGCATGTGAGAGAGTAA